The Dermacentor andersoni chromosome 1, qqDerAnde1_hic_scaffold, whole genome shotgun sequence genomic interval GTGGACCCGGGTGGACATTTTGTTTCACGCGCGAACAATCGGCTACTTGGAGGCCCAGGAGGCGGTGTCCAACGCAGGCCGGCTGTGCATGGCGCCGAGAGTGACCCACGAGAAGAACATTAGGGCGAAAGTTCTCGGCTAAGCGTCTTTGTTATTGAAAATCTCTGGCATCCGATTGAGGTTGTGACTTGTCGGTCACTAGCCCGTTGAATCGTTCTCATGCAGGAAGTGGTTTAACGGGGCTTCCACGCAGCGCGTGAGACTCATAATGACCGTAGACGAGCCACAAGCCTCTGCCTGCGTTATGTTTTGTTTGCTCACGCGACCCCCCTTTCTCCTTCACGCCCCCACTTCCTCCAAGCAGTCGCGTCTTCTGTATAAAAGGCACTGAATCCGGTCGCAAGTCAGCACTGGTCTGCTTCTGAAGCCATGCGAGCATCGGTGAGTAGACAGCGAAGCCCACGTGTTAGGGACGGGTTTGCGTGACGGATGTGAAGCGCCTGACAGCTGGATATGTACAAGCACTGCATGAACGCACGAGGTCCCTTTCAATATTTAGTGCAGATTTCAGCATAGTGGTTGACAGCAATGCTGTGGACAGCTGGCATACCTTTGTATTCAGAGTTACCGAGCACATTAGATATCTGGTCATGTTTAAGAAAATGGCAGAACGAGAAGGCACGTGAAGGATGAAGTGTCCTTCAGTGTTTACATCTTGCGCACTTCATACATATAGTTGCCAGATGTAGCACCTTCAAATATAGTGCAATATAGTGCATTCATTATCATGTATTGGTGAACCTCATTTATATAGCTCAGAACTTTCGCCGGCGCATTTCTGGCTGCTTAAGTGACGGCTTGCGTTCCGTGACCTCGTTGCCGTAAGCTGTCATTTCTGTTCGCCTCTCGCCATTGCTTGTTGGTTATAATAACGACCTCTGCAACGTGTTACGCTTTGCCGGCGACGCTTGCCTAAGCAGCTACGTTAAGTGTAGTAGGTTTGGCAGGTCGATTTTCCTAGCAATCGTCATTGCTGTGGTCGCTCCAGGACTATTACGAAATCGGATGATGTCATACAAAGTGCAGGAAACAGAAAATGTCGCGCATTATCTGCTTCGAAGTGATTAAAGTGGGATCGACGAGTTACGTGGGATACGTGTTGGTTATCTCGTAGCACGTGTAATAACGCTAATGCCTTGCATGTCATTTTTCAGTGGCTAGATATTGTACAAGAAACGCCAACTACATCACTTTTCTATCCTAAATTGCATTTACTGTAAGGAGTAATACACTCATTATAACTGACCTGATACTTCTTAAATCTATTTGATAAACCACTTTTAAAAAATACTTTCGAGATTCTTCAATATGCACGGAAATGTTTATGAAGCCCGCAACAACAGAAAGTATTTCTTGGGGATCCTATGCATTGGCTGCGCAAAGCATGGAGTAAAATCGAGAGATAGGCACTAAACGTGCAAGACTACGGCAGCGAGAAATCTCTATTTAGAGCAGTAGCTCACATAAGAAAGTAAAAAGGGACAGCCTAAATAGAACAGGGTCTGCTTTGCTACACTAAAAGCGCTACATGAAAGTAACGCGCATAGGAAGTTTTGTAAAGGAGGAAGCGTTCCAAAGCAACAGAGCATGCCAGTTCTGGCAACGTGGGTGCCGTATAGGACCTGGTGGAAGCGACTTAGCTCGAATGGCTTATGTGAGATCAACACATAGTGCTTCGTGGTTAGAAACTTTCTTGCTTGAAGTCGTATTCTGTCGAGTGCTAAAAATATAAGAACTCTTTCCAGTCACCGTGATTCCAGTAATGCGGATAAAAGTTTGTGCAAACCATAGTCTGCACTCGCTTCATGAGGTAGCTGGGCATGAAACTCATACTCCGACATTGTGGGCAAGGTATACAGCAACATAAAAAACTGCTTGATAATAACTTTATGCAAACCACAAAAAGCAAAACACTACCAAGAAGGCTATGGAGTTATTACAGTGCTACCTGTAGCATTTCCATTGCTTCCTGCAGTTCATTCAGGAAAGAGCGGTGTATATGCTTTCTGGCACAGGTATTTAATTCGACTTGGTCACATAGCGTGACTCGCGGGCGCCACACGCGGTATAATGGTCTGCTCTCTTCATTCCAGGTCCTCGTCCTCTTCGCCGTAGCGACGATCGCCTCTGCGGGTCTTCTGGATGACGGGGGCGATGATTACGGCGGAGGCGGTGGTGGCGGTTTCGGCGGCGGAGGCGGAttcggtggtggcggcggcggcggcggagatgACATCGGCGTAGCTTCCGTCTCGTACGTCAAGACGCCCGTTGTGAGCGTAAAGTACGTCGCCAAGCCTGTGGTCAGTTACGTGGCGAAGCCGGTGGCCACCGTGTCACATGCCCTGAAGCCAGTGGTGACGTACACGACAATCTCGAGCGGCGGCGGAGGCTTCGGAGGCGGTGGCGgcttcggcggcggcggtggcggataCGGTGGAGGTGGTGGCGGATACGGTGGTGGAGGCGGTGGCCACGGAGGCGGATGGCCCTGGTCGTAAGGGCGGCACCCTTCCTGTTGACCCCGTGCAATAACACATTTCCATCTTGTGACCGCTTAATAACGAACTCAGCAACAGCCTTCAAAAGCGACCACATCAAGACAGTGACGGCGTCGATTGGCGTCCTGTGCATAATGATCCGAGGAAGACTAAGCACAAAACAGGGCTTGTGGGCCTGTCAAAAATGCGAAAATGCCAAAGAACTTGAAAATAAACGACTGGCTGTTGGATAATTCTTTGGTTTGTCATAACTGAACGTCCGAATAATCGGCTTGTAATTCTTCATAAACAATACATTATACATCTTAAGCCAATTAGGGAGCTCACTTCGAATAAGGAAGCATCACACTAATAATACGCAAGTGAGGAGATTACGCTGTGAAAAAGAAGCATTGTTTCATGGTAAAGGCGTTTGCGAGTTCGTAGTTTGAACGGAGGAATTACTTTTTCTCTTCATACTCCCCGAaaccaaataaaaacaaaataaggtTCTTTCATCGGGTATAAGGCGTTGCTCACAGTGTCTGAAAGACGATAAAGGACAAGTAACTCTGCCTTAGGCTTGATTGAGGCCAGAATATTTGCACCACCAACATGTCAACTTTATGTAGAAGGGCAGTTTAATGTAGCGTATTCAGAACACTAAATATGAGATCAAGGCACTGAATAAATCAAACATTAGGGCAGAAAAGCCTAAACCCGAATGGGATGtaattaattcaaattaactatGGAGGAGTAACTATAAACGTGGTACTATAACAAAAGTTGTGACATTCGCGGTATTTTGCCTCCTGATACACCTTCCGGACAATGCATCGTTAACTTTCGGATAAGTGTGCTCAGTATATAGTCGAAAGAACTGACGGTCCCTCAGGCAACTTCTCCCCCTCGTTTAATACTTTTTTTACGCAGACGCTAATAAGTTCTGCGTAAGTAAGACCATAAATGCTGGTACAGAAACATGAATACGTACAAACTAATGCTTTCTCTGTCTACACAAAAACAGCCCAAAGGGACAGGGACAAGAATGTGATCAGGTCAAGCGCTAACAACTGGTTGTATTTATTACGGCGGTGCAATAACTTACTAGGAGactcccaccccccccccccccccagtaagaataaaggaaaataaaaataacaaaaaattacTTTTGTGTTTAAAAGCTTTAACAATATGCTATGTTATAAATTGTGACGCCTCATTGTGTATTTTGAAACAATGCTCAATTTTTGTTCGTTTTACCCGGTATCAATAATTGGATACACGAAGCCGGCCTGAAATTATCGCTAGGATCAGCCACTCGGTGGGGCGAATGATAACAAGTAAATATAATCGTatagcataactgcgagtcggcctcgttggaacagattcattatttgaaaactttttgtgcgcaagcaaacagggacaaagacgaggagcaacacaaggacctTGTGTGCCTTGTGGAGAATAGGAGCAGACAAAGAACAGGAGCAACTCCtgttctttgtccctgtttgtttgcgcacaaaaagtttttaaataataataataataataataataataataataataataaagaagaaacaTGGCGCCAGTGGAtattcagcgctcgtcctgttttaTTTCTTGTGCCTGTCTCTGTAAGATACTAGTGTTATCATATTTGCTCAACATTTCATCTTCGTATTTCTAATATCATTATTAGAAAAAAATTCGACAATTTCTCGACTACAACGGCATCAACGCTTTTACCACGTAACGAcgctcttattttttttatttactcatactgttggcTTGTCGGCCGTTACAGGGCGGGTCAAAAACAGCACTTCAACAATCACTACAATACGTGAACATTCCAATAATACatatagcacaaagaaaacaggTAAATAGAATTAGTTCAGCAATTAGTGCAGTACATGATTAAGGTAGTACATGGATAGGCGAACATAAGCGAACTAAAAAGATACAGAAGCGAAATATTCTGCACATACTCCGATCAATAATACAAGACTATAAATGCAGTGTTAACAAACGAGCTCATAcacatacacccccccccccccaaaaaaaaaaaaagaaagaaagcggtgaGCACGTATACGTGCCTGCATCTTTCAATGTAGCTTTAAGTTTTTCTCAAATTGTTCTGCACTGATGCTTGCTCGCGTTAACACCGTTAGCACATGTTGCTATGAGTGATAATTTTTTTCGCAGTAAAGAAAGAATGGCCATTTACATTAAATAATAAATCATAATATAACAGTGCATGACATTCAAATAAGATTATAACGGGGAATTTAGTCGCGCGGGGAGCCGATGCTAGCGCTAAGAGCTCCGGTAGCTCGGACGATGGCGTTTCAGCTGGATCGCAGCCTGAACTAATTGCAGCTTCCACGGAGGAAAAGAGGAAGAGTGAGGTGAAACTTATCAAGGAAACAGCAGAGAGCTCGGCTTGCGGTTGACACACCTAGTATGCTACTCTGCACGGgggaaaagagagaaacagaCGGTAATGAAAATTGACAATGAGGACAAAGGGCACGAATAAGTAGAGGGACCAATCACAAGCGTGATTCGAGACCCGTGCTTTGGAGCAAGGTAAGCAATGTACGAATGGTGCTGTGCAGATATAGTCGCGAGGACTCAGTGTAGGACGTAGTCGGTCAGCGGCTGATTGCCGAGttttgagagaaaaaaagagaacgttTTTAATGTGAGAAGAGCAGAGAGGTTGACCCCAGGAGCATTGTCTCTGGCCTGCTGCTACACGTAGGGGAAGCGAAAAGAAGAGAGagtcagtgcggatgacgatgatAGTGTAAGAGTGAACTACGTACACGTGCGATTGTATACATATGCACAGCGAGTCGCAATACGCAGGCGCCGTCATGTGTAGCCTGGAGGTGATCCCGCCCTCCGTAAAAAATGCCAAGAGCACTCTCGTTGCTCGCGGTGCTCTTTGAATGCTTTGCCATGACCTCAGGATATTCCGCTCCGAAAGAGGTCTGTCGTCTAAACCAGACAATGTGGCGTTAAGTGTCCGACGTTTTGTGCTGTAGGAAAGAACGTCGCGCAATCGCAGTCGTAATCAAGTGGGGTAGCAGAGGATGTGCGAGATCCTCTCTGGAGCATCACAATACTTGACAGTTGGGGGCACTTTCGCGGCCTATTTAATGAATATCATGTCGGATAAACGCCACCCCGAGTCTCAGTATATGTAGTAAAGTTGTATCACTTCGCTTTGGTTTGGGAGGAATACTGAATCGTGAGTCTAGGTCTAGCGTGAAAAGGAGATCTTGGCGATCGTTGGGGATCAGCCCAGCGAAGTCTGAAGTCGTACTGCACAGGAGAGCAGGGCCGTAACGCCATGTCGGGAGTAAGTCATGATTACTAAGTCGGACACGGTATAGCGTGCGCTTTGCTTCCGTATATGCTGACTCACTGCCTGAGAGACCGCAATGACTGATCATCCACTGGGGCGCTTTGAAGTGGCCCTTCTCATGTGTCACATACAACAGCGCTATATCTGCGATGAGTTCCCACTTTTCTTCATTAGGCATCTGACCTGAAAATATTGTCCACTGACGCAGGGTATATGTCAATACATATTAATCATAGCGCTTCACAGATAACTGTATTTTCCGCTGATCTTAAGATGCTCAATAGGCTCTACAATATCTCCATTGTATATTTTGGGTTTAGAACAGTACTTTAAACGTTAATTATGTATCGTTAATTAATTATTTACGCTCACAGTAAAAAATAACTTTGAGTTTCTTAACAGGACAACAAACGATACTAAGTATAATATGTTGCTGGGCGAAATGGTTCAAGTCTAGAGCGCACGTATTAGCGTGACATGGAAACAAAGGCTTAGTAGGAGGGAGTAGGAAATAACAAAGCGAGTGCTGAACTTCAAGTGTTTATTCGTAGTGTGAGGTCGCAAGAACGTGACTGCTGTACGCATGCGCAGGTGTTGTAATCTTCTGACTTCGCTCTACGAATACACAGTTGCAGTTTAGCGCGCGCTCTCTTCTTTCCTACTCCCTCCTACTAAGTCTTCGTTTACCCGTCCCTATAGTATGTACCCCCTAGAACGGTACCATGTTTGCATTATCGTAGCCCACAGGTGGATTTTTTAGACTTGGCACAAgctagctggaacaccctgtatatagcagGATATGGGTAAAAACTATCAAGTTTTTCATTGAGTACTGTCTTGTGCTTGGTACAGGACAGATCGCGATCCATAGATAAGGCAAGAAACTTGTGGCAGCTGACTACAGGTATATCGTGTCCCCTTATCCACCGTCACAGGATGCCAAATCAAGTTTTAATAAAGCAGCAAGCAGCGCGTGTCACTAGCGCGCGTTTTAGAGGCAAGCACAAAGAACGCGGTGCACTGTTTCGGTTATATCACAACTGTCTTAGTTGGGAGAACGGGCACGATGAAGAAACTGTGTCCGTTGTTTTTTCAAAGTGAAGCTTAATCCTAGTTTATGAGCAAGGTGTGCATGACCGTGCTGGATGCATGGTATCCAGATGGCTGTTGAAACGACGTAGTATGGTGAAGCCTACAATGGCGGCTATGGCAGTTGCACAGTTTTGACCTGTAATTTGTCGCATTTCACATAGTCGCACTGATGAAAGTGGTGGCTTCAGATCTGGCGAATGGTAAGAAGCAGAAGTGCCACCATTTAAGGCGTTTCTCGCATCTCCGTTTCCAAAGTCATTTCCATGTGGTCCATTCGGAAAAAGAGAAAACTCCAGGGGACTCCAGTTGATAAGACGACGAGAAGATCACTGCTTGTTTTCATCCGATTAACATGGCGGCTCTGGTGACCCCGACAACCACTGTCGTAATACGGAATGATCGACAAGATAATTCACGGGGGAAGGGACAAGCAAGCATACGACATGAGCCATGCTACTTAGTGACGAATTTGAGCGTGAGAGAATAGCAAACCAGACGGAGGaggcattgagaaagctggagaATGGCTTGATTTTCGTCATAAGACGGTGTATTTTATTTCGCAAGAACGCACACATGGAACACGGAAAACGTCGGTTTGTATAGGTATGCAGTCACTACGTACAGGCAGAAATTCGCCAGATATGCTTATGTAGTCTTTTAATCGGCGTCGAGCATTATCGCTCACACTTTAGACCACTCTGCGAGATTAACAACTCCTTGCATCCTAATCTATCGCCGGAATCCCATCGTGCTCAGACACATTACCTTACTTCTTTAAATTCAAGCCTCAAAATATTCAAAATATAGGTGTTGTAAGTAGGTTACAGTGGGATTGAAGCGAACTGATCCGGGGACAACTTTCAGGTATAAATGTCACagtacataaataaaaaattgacgtAAATAATTTGACAGAAGTGGAACTTCGAAATATCAGGCACTTCTTGCAACGCATTGAATCAGCACGTATGACCGGGACTGCAGACAGCACCATCTCACAAAGCGATGGTCACTTGCGTAGAACACATTTCCGGTTTATTTACGGCATGGCACGACATCCAGACTGTAATGACAGCGCACATCACCGTATATATAATTTAACCGGTAGCCACAGGAAACGAATTTCAGCTGGAGCGGAGGTGAGGAAATAATAACAGTAACAGTAATAATAACGCGCTGACGCTGAGCGAACAAATTTCCGAAAGTATGTTGGAAATACGCTCCTCGTGGTTACCACAATACGAAAGTGGCTTAGACAGCAGGCAGGGCAGAAAGAAACTCAGGTTCATCTACGCACGAGGGTCTTCATGCTTTGTTTTCCGCTTTTGAGAACTTGGTAAACTGAATGACACTTTGACGCCGAATTTTTCACAGTGATTTCGAGTTACTATGATTCGACATAAGGACACCGGTCATGAGCGCTGACTATACGTGGCTAACTCAGTGGTCAACTATTTGGTCAGGCTGGTGTCCGCAGTGCTGCACGTCCTTTAGCCAAAATTGAAGACGATTGAAGCCGCTAATGCGAACTCCCCGGCAAAGCGCCGTAGCCACTGTTCCACCGTGGCGGGTACGACTGCATTGCTTAAAAAGGACTTTAGGTGCGCCTTTGCTTGCGTTCACAGTCCATGATGCTGAAGGTGCGTTTAGGGAATGTCCATTAAAATTTCAAATAAACGGAACGCACGCATTCTTTGGCTCTTTACGTAGGGTTAATCTGCTTTTGGCGGTAGAACCGACTCGCTCACGTAACCATTCATAGTATGCGGTCAGTGGTGACCTTGTTAGCTCATGACAATAATGGTGACCCTGTGTAACAAAGTGCACATTGTTAACAACCAGTTTGTTGTTTAGTGCCACGGGACAGGTGAAACTACATTCTACTTCGGACAGACAAGGTAGTGGTTTGCTTCAGTACACGTGCTTCAGCCATGAGTTCTTTAAGAACACGTACTCTACGTACATTTTCTCTCACAAAATTAATCAAAATACGTTCCTCTAATCTAAAAGCCCTCCACGGTTTGTGTGGCAACACTTCATGTTAGGTTTTGTAACGCGTTCTCGACTGTATAACGGGCGCCCATCATTCCGGTCAAATGGGGCGTCGGTACACGGCATTCTTTGTCTTCTGGCACGACTAAGATATAAGCAGGCACACAACGCTTTATTCTTAGCCTGCGCTTAGAATTCACAGCAATGTGCCAGCGTAAGATTGTTCGAGTAAGCTAATTAAATCTACAGCAGAACACGCTTTTAATTTCAGGCAAGCTGCACCGCGCCTATTTCCCAATCATATTGTGAAGCTGTTATGGACTGAAGGAAggccgagtgagtgagtgagtgagtgagtgagcgaatgagtgagtgagtgagtgagtgagtgagtgagtgagtgagtgagtgggagggtgggtgagtgagtgagtgagtgaataaactttcattgggtccagcaaaacgcgaaaAACGCGATAAAACGACCGAATGGTCACTTCGAGCAAAATACTCAGCCCGTTGCGGACAAGGAAAAACGAAGAAACTGAACGCACTTGGCGCCTGCTTGGCGATGTCTGCAACACGTTACGTCTGTTTCTGTACTCGAATGGGTAATCAACAAGCTCAAATAGCAATATTTGGTTTTGCACGAAAGTCAGAGCGTACTTTCGAGCCACGTGTTTGAACACGTGCAACCGTGCGGGACGTTAAGTCTATAGCCTTTTTAAATGGTGGTTTGGAAGTGGCAAGGCTATTATCAGTGGTTTTAGTGTGCGTGAATTGGTATCAAGAATATTGTATTAGAAGGACAGTCAGAGCGTGGCCGCATGTTTGAACACGCGCGACACGTGTCGTACCTTAAATCTGCGCAGCATTTATTGCTTTTAAAAGATTGGCGATAATTACTCtgcggcattttaaggatttacATTCTATGCGTATCGGCCTTTGCTAGTAGgcacgtgctctgaaagcttcggtGTTTGCACTATAAAAAGATAagtgcaacacatggcaagaaatacggtaaagcgtgcagtgtgcggggTTTCCTTCAAGGTAGACGACCGGAATGATGAGGTTGGAGAGGAAATCGAGACAATAGGcggacactgtgatgtcgatgctagacGAGAAAACCGAGGATTTTCAGGATGCGATTGTGAAACAGATCGCAGAGCTCAAAAATAAGCTGAATATGGAGCGTTATGCACGGAAGGCGGTGGtaaaaagacttcaagcagccgaggaaaagctgaacagggccgccatcatGGAAAGAGCTTCACCTCCCTTGAAGCGTCCACAAAGGAAGAGCAGGGATGCAGGGGTCAATGCCTCTTGTCAAGTTCCAATCACGTGGAAAAGGATGGCAAAGGGCAGCAGGGAGAAGCCTCTCCAGTAGGAGAGAGTAAAAGGGTGATAATCGCCAGCCACTCAATCAGAgacaattgtggagagggtgaaaggcgtcGGAGAGTGGCGGTatggacatttccagggcagacattgggttctgtcatggagcgagcaaaagaaaagctcgcggaaaatgcccacggacgcaaccttgtcgtagtagcaggtgcgCTAAATGACGAGCTAAACAGAAAAGGGGCGGCTATAGACCAGCGCTGGCGAAGGGGTAAACGACTTGCGCGAgatgtcccctcaggtgcagatcgtggtgtgcacggtgccggaggtgcctgtacgtgacagttacgtacaaagagccgttgtggctgctaatgaggctatatggacaatgagccgagagaaagatttcgaggttgtagaagtaaacaAGGAAGTGAAAAGGtatggtggttttcaacgagacgggatctACTTCAATCTCTAACTTGGTCTACAAGTGGGTTGGCGACTTGCTGATCTCGAACTTGCTTTTTTTGGGGGACCCACGGGCGCTCAGTAGGCCAgggtaggtagtaatgaagaagaatagcatcgccgtcaataacagaaaaaggaggataacgagaaagagagctcgccatgcaattggctacagaaagaaaaagtgggTGGAGATtaaggagcagttaaatagagaacaaataggggtgtgtgcggttacagaaacgcccCTTAGAGACTCGGGAGAGCCGCCAGTGATATAGAATTgcgtttgggaagggtgcaacagaactaaaaaGGACAGAAAGGGAGGGGAGTCAGAATGCTCGTACATCggtgagccaaatggaaaagagtaagtTCAAATGTCAAGAGAATCTTTGGTTATCATGCACAATGagaggaaagaaaacttggcttctTAACGTATTTGTGGGCCGGAAATAGCTGCAGAGAGACGAATCAAAATTtgtggaatgcctaagtgctgataatAAGGATTTCGGAAATGTttccgaaattatcctattaggtgacatgaatgtccacatacaggatctagatggctataccgacaaaaATGGGAAGTCAGTACTAGATTTTTGTGAGTAACATAGCTTTGTTATCGTGAATGCAGGACCCAAGTGTGATGGTCAGGCCACGTGGGAGGTGGGAAACCAAAAATagcattgattactgtctgatggcagaaggaatttatgataagttgagagaaatggtcattgacgaggaagggtatagcagcataggaagtgaccataaacgcatcactttgaaaatgggatatgaagttgggaaagagagcaaggagcgaagAATGGTCAGTCAAAAATTTGAACGCCGAACAAATAACAAAtttagtcacaagagtcgaggaagaatttggcaaatggccaagaaaagagtgggaatatagtgagcttctaagtgtaataacgacagaaatgcggaaagagcaataacatgttcgttggaaaggaaaaaagaaaccgaaaagctggttgaacagggagatacgagaagcgatcgctgaactaCAGAAAGCATCCCAAGAGCACAGCAGGCAGAAAAAGCGCAGTTGCTGCAGGGTGAAATAGCCAGAAtcggaaatataccgggagaaaaaatatatggttcaaatactggttcaagcaaagataaaaggtgaaagtgaacgctggttgtcagaaatacgtgagaaaaagaaggccgcaccaagTATATTATTTTGTAACCACATAAACTTATCAGGCAAAAAGTCTAGAATAATGCAAcgacatatcctagacgaagaatgaaacaaactggaaggagacgcggcattaaattacacccgAAAAATAACTGCCCAATCTTCCGAAGGCAAtggcgaggttgtatttgaggaaaaaaggTGCATGAAAGAGAACCCAGATGAAAAAGCAGCTGGTggtgacaaatttcaactggaagaaagccgaagagaaaattccgaagcgtacagccacagggctaaacgaggttcccgttaggctgattgatgaactaggaccaaaattaatgaagctctggtgaaaacagtagataaaactttaaaagataaacgaataccagacagttggcgacaaagaaaatgaatttaatttataaaggtaaggggtaGAAAGATAGAATTTATTCTTATAGACCGTTGAACATTGCATCGGTAACGtaaaggttagcaatgcaggcgattGAATTAAAGGTGCAAGCATGGCCAGAGAATAATTGTTTATTGGgataacttcagaatggcttcagaatcggtaggGGTCTGGATGATAaattatttgtccttactcagtgtattgacaTATCCACAGTAAAatggagaccgttatatgtggcctttttagagattacaggagcgtatgacaacgtagaccacagcAGTTTGTGGGTGactctggaaggggaaggcttaggcgacgatagtatacagcttttgagagagatttacctagaaaataccgtttgagttgtatgggaagggatgaggagtgaggagaaagttgatataaacaagagactgaggcaggggtgcctttcATCCtcactgctgtttgtgatgtacatggcaaggatggaaagggcgctagaggaaaataatatcgggtttaatctctcatacaaacaggcgggtacagtggTAGCGCAGAAGCTCTCAGGTTTGTTTTATGTGGACGATATTGTGCtgctagctaataagcaaagTAATATGCAACTTATGGCTAATAtgtgtggacaggaaggcgagaatttaggtctgaaatttagcgttcgAAAAATCACGTGTtgcggtattcaatgaaaacagcaaaCAGCCAGTATcaatacagggtcaggaaatacCTAGGGTACGATGatgtaaataccttggtatatgaataaacgaacacaatagatatatggaaacacatgaaaaaacaaaacaataacagctaaggcgaagagaaatgcggccataatgagaaagagagcgctatggggatacaataggtacgag includes:
- the LOC126547157 gene encoding uncharacterized protein; its protein translation is MRASVLVLFAVATIASAGLLDDGGDDYGGGGGGGFGGGGGFGGGGGGGGDDIGVASVSYVKTPVVSVKYVAKPVVSYVAKPVATVSHALKPVVTYTTISSGGGGFGGGGGFGGGGGGYGGGGGGYGGGGGGHGGGWPWS